The Thalassolituus oleivorans MIL-1 genome includes the window TGTATTGAGAGTTACCGAGGTGTTTTCAGGATCAAGCAGGCGATCTAGGGCTGAACGGCTAGTATGCATTAGCTCCGCCATCTTGGTTTTAGACAGCCTCTCGGTTGCCATTTTTTGAGTAATTTCCCAAGCAATTACACGCTTTATAGATACAGTATTAACTTCAGCAAGTTCACCGGTTTCTTCGAGTAGTTCGTCGAAGGATGATCCTAAATGCTGATTACGTTTAGCCATTACCTACCTCTCTTTTTCGTCTCTTTGCCAAATCTAAATCAGGCTTGGGAGTTTGCTGCGATTTTTTAATAAAACCATGTAGTAGAACCATTTTTTCGCTGCGGAAGCAGAATAGTACTCGTGAAATTCGTCTGTCTGAGAGATTCGTTCTGACTTCATATAAGCCGTCCTTCATAGGGCGACATACTGGCATTCCTATCGGCCAGCCAAACTCAACGGTTTTAATATCAGTGCCGACGGCCTTTCGATCATCCTTAGATAACTCCAACAACCAATCTCGAACGGGCTCATTGCCATTGTCAGAACGATAGAAAACAGCCGTAATCATTTTTCTGCTATGTACAGCCATCAAGGAATGTACCATCTTTGGTACGATGTGTCGAAACTATTATTCAACCCGTAACCCTCTCAGCCCATATTGGTTGTTAATAGGAAGCTAGTCGGTAGGAACGAATAGAACAATCAGGCAACTTTCTTATTATGGAGAGCAAAGGGAGCATAGGTAAGCAAGTACATATTTTTTAAGTTTCGGTTAACGTCCACCGACCATAATGGCCCTACACATCAAGTTGAGGTAGGCATTATGAACATCGCAAAAATAATAGTATTAGTGGCTTTATCACCGATTATTCTAATAGGAGGCATCGCATTTGGTTTGATATACGGAGTGATTCAAGCGGTCAATTGCCTGACATCCAGCGTTCGAAACCCCTCATTAAAACTAGAATTGGCAAAATTACCCAATACACCTAAATAGTAATAAGGGGGATCGCAATCTCATGCAATCTTTCACCATATCCCTACCGTGTGTGTTGCTTGGAACGTCAACCAGCACGGTAGATTCATTGCCATATGAATTGATCAGGAATAGGGCAATACGCACCGTTGAAGTACCCGCTATCAAATAATCGTTAGACGAATTAGCACAGAAGACAATATTTGGTTACTATCGGATGATTAGGGCTCAATAGGGATGAGCAATGCTCCCGCTAGATCTACTTCAAATATTCAAACCGCTGCTATGGGTCATTCCAATCATCTTATTGATTGGCGTCGCCAAATCGCCGTGGTTGAAGCAAAGGGAAGAGGTTGGAGTAACAATAAATGGAGCAAGTCATGCGTGATCCCGAATATTTAGAAGTAGATGAATTAGACTTCCGACTTGGTCTAACGCAGCTTCTTACTGTGAATGGCCGTCTTGATCAAGAAACTAATAGATTAATAGCCGAGGTTATTACTGAAACTAAAGTAAGGGCTATGAAGGAGGCGCTCTCACAGTATGTTGGGCAAGGCGTTCACATGACTCAAAGTGAGTTAATGGCTGAAGAGCATAAGTCAGAAAGACTAGGTAGGTTTCTCGAAACCGTTCAATATGTCCGCCCCGATTCAAATTTTGAAGCTCATGCAATTGTCAGTGGTGGTCACGCACGTGCAATTGCTGCAAGAGAGATTTTAGCTCAATATCAATTAAGAATAGACGACCCAACCAATGGAGTTTGGCTTCCTAATTTTAAAAAAAATCTATCTGGCTACCCTGATTTCAATTATGCCCATAGACCACTGCACAGAAAGATATATTATCTAAACATAACCTCATGTTTAGAGCAGGCTATGAGTTCAGCCCATGCAAGGGTGATACTACGACGTATTGCACAGGGTATAATCGTTGGCACGTTTCCAATAGATCGACGATTAAAGAGAAAGGAAGTAATGGAGGTTAGTAATGGTGCTTTCTGATGTTGTCGTATCAATCGAAGTAGATTACGAGAATTTTAAAAGCTTCGTACCAGAAGGTTCCGAAGTCATTAGGTGTAAAGGTAAGCCACTGAATATCGACACGCCTATTAATATTGTGGTCGACGAAGAAGATACTGGAATGCCACTTGCTGATATATCCATGCTCAATATTGGATCTTTCGTTATTACTCAAGATTTGTACGAGCACTTAAAAGAAGCGGCTGAAGATACTTGTCAATTTATACCGCTTCAGTGGTCAGGTATTCGCATGTGGTTAGTGAATGTACTGTCGGTAGCTGATTGCCTTGATAAGGAAAACTCCGAATTTAATAGCTTTGGTGGCGTAAGCTCGGTTGTTTTTGATTCAAGCAAAGTACCAACGGTTGGATTCTTTAAGATAGCAGAAGATAACCATACAGGTATTTTTGTATCTCAGAATATGTTGGATGTTATTAACAAGTATAAGCCGACAGGCGTTGAGTTTGAGAAGTTTTTAGCTAAGTGAACTTGTTGCTATGGATGAACTAGATAATTAATAGCGAGTTCGCAATATGGATGTATCGACCTAAAGGAGTACTGAGTAATGCTTCAGCTAGACCTACTAGAAATATTCAAACCGCTGCTTTGGGTCATACCAATCATCCTATTGATTGGCGTTGCCAAATCACCTTGGTTTAAAGGCATCATTGGCGAAGCACTGGTTAAGCGTTGTGGCTAATACTTACGTTCCTGTCCACGACGTAACGCTTTAAATATCGACAACTCTGCCCCCATTGAACTAGGAACTGAAGAGGAGGAGGGAGTTAATAGATAAATGAGAAACAGCCACCTTTTGGTGGCTGTTTCTTAAGGTTACTCTGCAGGCATCCTTTTAGGCAAAACATCATCAGAAACTTTGTTGA containing:
- a CDS encoding XRE family transcriptional regulator — encoded protein: MAKRNQHLGSSFDELLEETGELAEVNTVSIKRVIAWEITQKMATERLSKTKMAELMHTSRSALDRLLDPENTSVTLNTLDNAARAIGKTLRIELA
- a CDS encoding type II toxin-antitoxin system RelE/ParE family toxin, producing MITAVFYRSDNGNEPVRDWLLELSKDDRKAVGTDIKTVEFGWPIGMPVCRPMKDGLYEVRTNLSDRRISRVLFCFRSEKMVLLHGFIKKSQQTPKPDLDLAKRRKREVGNG
- a CDS encoding AHH domain-containing protein — encoded protein: MRDPEYLEVDELDFRLGLTQLLTVNGRLDQETNRLIAEVITETKVRAMKEALSQYVGQGVHMTQSELMAEEHKSERLGRFLETVQYVRPDSNFEAHAIVSGGHARAIAAREILAQYQLRIDDPTNGVWLPNFKKNLSGYPDFNYAHRPLHRKIYYLNITSCLEQAMSSAHARVILRRIAQGIIVGTFPIDRRLKRKEVMEVSNGAF
- a CDS encoding imm11 family protein, coding for MVLSDVVVSIEVDYENFKSFVPEGSEVIRCKGKPLNIDTPINIVVDEEDTGMPLADISMLNIGSFVITQDLYEHLKEAAEDTCQFIPLQWSGIRMWLVNVLSVADCLDKENSEFNSFGGVSSVVFDSSKVPTVGFFKIAEDNHTGIFVSQNMLDVINKYKPTGVEFEKFLAK